A part of Streptomyces sp. NBC_01451 genomic DNA contains:
- a CDS encoding class F sortase, translating into MARPDHARRPRPWRRTRAYRLTRTVVLTVALAVGGVWWARIDEPAPAPVTATDGAPVAPSAGSGENPGVGRAVRERRPAPATGRPEPVASTRAAGPANGQPGPARPTPPAARPRVPVPPRAPALLPRSRPTALTLPYLDVEAPVVDLRLDRHGQLTAPPDDDSNLVGWYADGPSPGESGTVIVVGHRDTRAGPAVFVGLDEVTPGRRVELRRADGRTAVYTVYAVKTYDKADFPSREVYGARARPELRLITCGGGYDRRTGYTGNIVVYAHLTATRAPSR; encoded by the coding sequence ATGGCGCGGCCTGACCACGCCCGTCGGCCCAGGCCCTGGCGTCGGACGCGCGCCTACCGCCTGACCCGCACGGTCGTCCTGACCGTCGCTCTGGCGGTCGGCGGCGTCTGGTGGGCCCGGATCGACGAGCCCGCCCCCGCACCCGTCACCGCCACCGACGGCGCACCGGTCGCACCGTCCGCCGGGAGCGGCGAGAACCCCGGGGTGGGGCGGGCGGTACGGGAACGGAGACCGGCGCCGGCCACCGGCCGGCCCGAGCCGGTCGCGTCGACCCGGGCGGCCGGCCCCGCGAACGGACAGCCGGGGCCCGCCCGCCCGACACCACCGGCCGCCCGCCCGAGAGTGCCGGTCCCGCCCCGGGCGCCCGCACTCCTCCCGCGCTCCCGCCCCACCGCGCTCACCCTTCCCTACCTGGATGTCGAGGCACCGGTCGTCGACCTGCGCCTCGACCGCCACGGGCAGCTCACCGCGCCCCCGGACGACGACTCCAACCTGGTCGGCTGGTACGCGGACGGGCCGTCCCCCGGGGAGAGCGGCACGGTGATCGTCGTAGGGCACCGGGACACCCGTGCCGGGCCCGCGGTGTTCGTCGGCCTCGACGAGGTCACGCCCGGACGGCGGGTCGAACTCCGGCGCGCGGACGGGCGTACGGCCGTCTACACCGTCTACGCCGTGAAGACGTACGACAAGGCGGACTTCCCCAGCCGGGAGGTGTACGGCGCCCGCGCCCGCCCCGAGCTGCGGCTCATCACCTGCGGCGGCGGCTACGACCGGCGGACCGGCTACACGGGCAACATCGTCGTGTACGCGCACCTCACGGCGACGCGGGCGCCCTCACGCTGA
- a CDS encoding DMT family transporter — MTSSPSSRRAPRAEVLAALAACVTVLLWASAFVSIRSAGAAYSPGALSLGRMLAGFVTLGAICLVRREGLPPRSAWRGIAISGVLWFGVYMVVLNWGEQQVDAGTAALLVNVGPILIALLGTRLLGDPMPPRLLAGMAVSFAGAVTVGLSMSGGGGTSVLGVALCLLAAASWAAGVVAQKPALGRASALQATTFGCLIGAVTCLPFAGQLFGDVADAPLSATLNMIYLGVFPTALAFTTWAYALARTTASRMGATTYAVPALVVLMSWLALGEVPGLLTLAGGGLCLAGVAVSRSRSGARASGSVAAEEVVEPQPRPERAGESA; from the coding sequence ATGACCTCCTCGCCGTCCTCCCGCCGGGCCCCTCGTGCGGAGGTGCTCGCCGCCCTCGCGGCCTGTGTGACCGTGCTGCTGTGGGCCTCCGCGTTCGTCTCGATCCGCAGCGCGGGGGCCGCGTACTCACCGGGCGCGCTGTCGCTCGGCCGGATGCTCGCCGGGTTCGTGACGCTGGGGGCGATCTGTCTCGTACGGCGGGAGGGACTGCCGCCCCGGTCGGCCTGGCGCGGGATCGCGATCTCGGGGGTGCTGTGGTTCGGGGTCTACATGGTCGTCCTGAACTGGGGCGAGCAGCAGGTGGACGCGGGGACCGCCGCCCTGCTCGTGAACGTCGGCCCGATCCTCATAGCCCTGCTCGGCACAAGGCTGCTCGGCGACCCGATGCCGCCCCGGCTGCTCGCGGGCATGGCGGTGTCGTTCGCGGGCGCGGTGACCGTCGGGCTGTCGATGTCGGGCGGGGGCGGCACTTCGGTGCTCGGGGTGGCGCTGTGTCTGCTCGCGGCGGCCTCGTGGGCCGCGGGTGTCGTCGCGCAGAAGCCGGCCCTGGGCCGGGCGAGCGCCCTGCAGGCGACGACGTTCGGCTGCCTGATCGGGGCCGTGACCTGTCTGCCGTTCGCCGGACAGCTGTTCGGTGACGTGGCCGACGCGCCGCTCTCCGCCACCCTCAACATGATCTACCTGGGCGTCTTCCCCACCGCGCTGGCCTTCACGACCTGGGCCTACGCCCTGGCCCGTACGACGGCCAGCCGCATGGGCGCGACCACGTACGCCGTCCCCGCCCTGGTCGTCCTGATGTCCTGGCTGGCGCTGGGCGAGGTCCCGGGGCTGCTCACGCTGGCGGGCGGCGGGCTGTGCCTCGCGGGGGTGGCGGTGTCCCGGTCCCGGTCCGGGGCGCGGGCGTCGGGGTCCGTGGCCGCGGAGGAGGTCGTGGAACCGCAGCCACGGCCCGAGAGAGCCGGTGAGTCAGCGTGA
- a CDS encoding ArsR/SmtB family transcription factor encodes MTTRDARSARRPGRAAGLAALAGLMADRTRAGFLLALLDGRAWTAGELARDAGVAASTASEHLGRLVAGGLLTEERQGRHRYVRLADSSVARLVEDLAAHVGPSAAQHPRTLRESGAGSAMARGRTCYDHLAGRLGIALTDALTGRGLLRQDTGFALTDAGLRWFADLGIRLDRTGRRPLTRACLDWTERRPHLAGTAGAALCRHALDARWCVRIGSERAVRVTPEGEHHLARLLGIEATALR; translated from the coding sequence ATGACCACGAGGGACGCGAGGAGTGCGAGGAGGCCGGGCCGGGCGGCCGGTCTCGCGGCGCTGGCCGGGCTGATGGCGGACCGGACGCGGGCCGGTTTTCTGCTGGCGCTGCTGGACGGGCGGGCGTGGACCGCCGGGGAGCTGGCGCGCGATGCAGGGGTCGCCGCGTCGACCGCCAGCGAGCACCTGGGCAGGCTCGTCGCCGGCGGGCTGCTCACCGAGGAGCGCCAGGGACGTCACCGTTACGTCCGGCTCGCCGACTCCTCCGTGGCCCGGCTCGTCGAGGACCTGGCCGCCCACGTCGGCCCCTCCGCGGCTCAACACCCGCGCACCCTGAGGGAGTCGGGCGCCGGGTCCGCGATGGCACGCGGCCGTACCTGTTACGACCACCTCGCCGGACGGCTCGGCATCGCCCTCACCGACGCCCTCACCGGGCGGGGGCTGCTCCGCCAGGACACCGGGTTCGCACTCACGGACGCCGGACTGCGCTGGTTCGCCGACCTGGGCATCCGCCTCGACCGCACCGGTCGCCGCCCCCTCACGCGCGCCTGCCTCGACTGGACCGAACGCCGTCCCCACCTCGCGGGCACCGCGGGGGCGGCCCTGTGCCGGCACGCCCTGGACGCCCGCTGGTGCGTACGGATCGGCTCGGAACGGGCGGTCAGGGTGACCCCCGAGGGGGAACACCATCTCGCCCGGCTCCTCGGCATCGAGGCGACGGCCCTGCGCTGA
- a CDS encoding TetR/AcrR family transcriptional regulator — MARPRKPLLSTDLIIETARALVDSDGLAALSTRRLAAELGVSGPSLYNHFRTKDQILEAVADSVSVLVDLSMFEDGRDWRTALHDWAVSYRAALRDHPNIVPVMARGPGRRPAGLRLADAVYGGMVEAGWPPAQATSIGALMRYFVMGSALGSFAGGFVDDASAYDPADYPHLGQAHLLAEQQEKIDERAFETGLTALLDGLAQQYEQLKRPG, encoded by the coding sequence ATGGCCCGACCGCGCAAGCCCCTCCTCAGCACCGACCTGATCATCGAGACGGCACGGGCACTGGTGGACTCGGACGGGCTGGCCGCCCTGTCGACACGTCGGCTCGCCGCCGAGCTGGGGGTCAGCGGGCCGTCCCTCTACAACCACTTCCGGACGAAGGACCAGATCCTGGAGGCGGTCGCGGACTCGGTGAGCGTGCTGGTAGACCTGTCGATGTTCGAGGACGGACGCGACTGGCGTACCGCGCTGCACGACTGGGCCGTCTCCTACCGGGCCGCCCTGCGCGATCACCCGAACATCGTTCCGGTGATGGCCCGCGGCCCCGGCCGCCGCCCCGCGGGCCTGCGCCTCGCCGACGCCGTCTACGGCGGGATGGTCGAGGCGGGCTGGCCGCCCGCCCAGGCCACGTCGATCGGCGCGCTGATGCGGTACTTCGTCATGGGCTCCGCGCTCGGCTCCTTCGCCGGCGGCTTCGTGGACGACGCGAGCGCGTACGACCCGGCCGACTATCCCCACCTCGGCCAGGCCCACCTCCTCGCCGAGCAGCAGGAGAAGATCGACGAGCGGGCCTTCGAGACCGGCCTCACGGCGCTGCTGGACGGGCTGGCACAGCAGTACGAGCAGCTCAAGCGACCCGGGTAG
- a CDS encoding acyl-CoA dehydrogenase family protein: MNLELSEEQTAVQRLAREFVEREITPNVVAWDRAEDVDRSIVKKLGDVGFLGLTVDEEYGGSGGDHLTYCLVTEELGRGDSSVRGIVSVSLGLVAKTVAHWGTEEQKRRWLPGLTSGAYVGCFGLTEPGTGSDAGNLTTRAVREGDDYVVDGTKMFITNGTWADVVLLFARSTDAPGHKGVSAFLVPADTPGLTRRTLHGKLGLRGQATAELVFEGVRVPASAMLGPEGKGFSVAMSALAKGRMSVAAGCVGIAQAALDAAVRYAGEREQFGGPIARHQLVQELISDIAVDVDAARLLTWRVADLIDRGLPFATESSKAKLFASEAAVRAANNALQVFGGYGYIDEYPAGKLLRDARVMTLYEGTSQIQKLLIGRALTGVSAF, encoded by the coding sequence ATGAACCTCGAACTGAGCGAGGAGCAGACCGCCGTCCAGCGGCTCGCCCGGGAGTTCGTCGAGCGGGAGATCACCCCGAACGTCGTCGCCTGGGACCGCGCCGAGGACGTCGACCGGTCGATCGTGAAGAAACTGGGCGACGTCGGCTTCCTCGGGCTGACCGTCGACGAGGAGTACGGCGGCTCCGGCGGCGACCACCTCACGTACTGCCTGGTCACCGAGGAACTCGGCCGCGGGGACTCCTCCGTGCGCGGAATCGTCTCCGTTTCCCTGGGGCTGGTCGCCAAGACGGTCGCGCACTGGGGGACCGAGGAGCAGAAGCGCCGCTGGCTGCCCGGCCTCACCTCCGGCGCGTACGTCGGCTGCTTCGGCCTGACCGAGCCGGGCACCGGGTCCGACGCGGGCAACCTGACCACGCGGGCGGTGCGCGAGGGTGACGACTACGTGGTCGACGGCACCAAGATGTTCATCACCAACGGCACCTGGGCCGACGTGGTCCTCCTCTTCGCGCGCTCCACCGACGCCCCCGGACACAAGGGTGTCTCCGCCTTCCTCGTACCGGCCGACACCCCCGGACTGACCCGCCGTACCCTCCACGGCAAGCTCGGCCTGCGCGGTCAGGCCACCGCCGAACTGGTCTTCGAGGGCGTGCGCGTGCCCGCCTCGGCGATGCTGGGCCCCGAGGGCAAGGGCTTCTCCGTGGCCATGTCGGCCCTCGCGAAGGGGCGGATGTCGGTTGCCGCCGGGTGCGTCGGGATAGCCCAGGCCGCCCTGGACGCGGCCGTCCGGTACGCGGGCGAGCGTGAGCAGTTCGGCGGGCCGATCGCCCGGCACCAGCTGGTGCAGGAGCTGATCAGCGACATCGCCGTGGACGTCGACGCGGCCCGGCTGCTGACCTGGCGTGTCGCCGACCTGATCGACCGCGGCCTGCCCTTCGCCACCGAGTCCTCCAAGGCGAAGCTCTTCGCCTCCGAGGCCGCCGTCCGTGCCGCGAACAACGCCCTCCAGGTCTTCGGCGGCTACGGCTACATCGACGAGTACCCGGCGGGCAAGCTCCTGCGCGACGCCCGCGTGATGACCCTCTACGAGGGCACGAGCCAGATCCAGAAACTGCTGATCGGCCGCGCGCTGACGGGCGTGTCGGCCTTCTGA
- a CDS encoding YiaA/YiaB family inner membrane protein: MSETPVKQQSTAAFYGQAVASFGIAMGATAIGIFRLQADAWVRGFLGIAVLYLVTSAFTLAKVIRDRQEAGQIVSRVDQARLEKLLAEYDPFEKH, translated from the coding sequence ATGAGTGAGACACCGGTCAAGCAGCAGAGCACGGCGGCCTTCTACGGCCAGGCCGTCGCGTCCTTCGGTATCGCCATGGGAGCGACGGCCATCGGCATCTTCCGGCTCCAGGCCGACGCCTGGGTGCGCGGCTTCCTCGGGATCGCCGTCCTCTATCTGGTGACCTCAGCCTTCACCCTGGCCAAGGTCATCCGCGACCGCCAGGAGGCCGGACAGATCGTCAGCCGGGTCGACCAGGCCCGGCTGGAGAAGCTGCTCGCCGAGTACGACCCCTTCGAGAAGCACTGA
- a CDS encoding TetR/AcrR family transcriptional regulator, which translates to MSTAEETAGGEAAPWGEVTPDAARRLLVAAVEAFAERGYHATTTRDIAGRAGMSPAALYIHYKTKEELLHRISRIGHEKAVDILRTAARTEGTATERLAEAVSSFVRWHAGGRTTARVVQYELDSLGPAARAEILALRRQVDAEVRGIIEDGVEAGEFDVPDVPGTTLAVLSLCIDVARWFNVNGSRTPDEVGALYADLVLRMVGAG; encoded by the coding sequence ATGAGTACGGCGGAGGAGACGGCCGGCGGCGAGGCGGCGCCGTGGGGTGAGGTGACCCCCGACGCGGCCCGGCGACTGCTCGTCGCCGCGGTGGAGGCCTTCGCCGAGCGTGGCTACCACGCGACGACGACCCGCGACATCGCGGGCCGCGCGGGCATGAGCCCGGCCGCGCTCTACATCCACTACAAGACCAAGGAAGAGCTGCTCCACCGGATCAGCAGGATCGGCCACGAGAAGGCCGTCGACATCCTGCGTACGGCGGCGCGGACCGAGGGCACCGCGACGGAACGCCTGGCGGAGGCCGTCAGTTCCTTCGTCCGCTGGCACGCCGGGGGGCGCACCACCGCACGGGTCGTGCAGTACGAACTCGACTCCCTCGGCCCCGCCGCCCGCGCCGAGATCCTCGCCCTGCGCCGCCAGGTCGACGCCGAGGTGCGCGGGATCATCGAGGACGGCGTGGAGGCGGGGGAGTTCGACGTCCCCGACGTCCCGGGCACGACGCTCGCCGTGCTGTCGCTGTGCATCGACGTGGCCCGCTGGTTCAACGTCAACGGTTCGCGCACACCGGACGAGGTCGGCGCCCTCTACGCCGACCTCGTGCTGCGGATGGTGGGGGCCGGGTAG
- a CDS encoding MaoC family dehydratase: MAEPRIFTGADDLKAAVGEQLGYTDWLEVDQKRIDLFADATGDHQWIHVDPEKAATGPFGTTIAHGYLTLSLLPLFGPQLIKVEGVKMGVNYGTNKVRFPSPVPVGSRLRATARIAGVEDVTGGVQVTVAFSVEREGGEKPVCVAESVSRYYL; this comes from the coding sequence ATGGCAGAGCCGAGGATCTTCACGGGTGCGGACGACCTGAAGGCGGCGGTGGGCGAGCAGTTGGGGTACACCGACTGGCTGGAGGTCGACCAGAAGCGCATCGACCTGTTCGCGGACGCGACCGGCGACCACCAGTGGATCCACGTGGACCCGGAGAAGGCGGCCACCGGCCCCTTCGGGACGACCATCGCGCACGGCTATCTCACCCTGTCGCTGCTGCCGCTCTTCGGACCGCAGCTGATCAAGGTCGAGGGCGTGAAGATGGGCGTCAACTACGGGACGAACAAGGTCCGTTTCCCCTCCCCCGTCCCGGTCGGCTCGCGGCTGCGTGCCACCGCCCGGATCGCCGGGGTCGAGGACGTGACCGGCGGTGTACAGGTGACCGTCGCCTTCAGCGTGGAGCGCGAGGGCGGCGAGAAGCCGGTGTGCGTGGCGGAGTCGGTGTCGCGGTACTACCTGTGA
- the soxR gene encoding redox-sensitive transcriptional activator SoxR, whose product MPQIPEKIHELTVGQLAARSGAAVSALHFYESKGLITSRRTAGNQRRYGRDALRRVAFVRAAQRVGIPLATIREALAELPEERTPTREDWSRLSENWRSELDERIKQLNRLRDHLTDCIGCGCLSLEGCVLSNPDDVFGERQAGSRLMVERNGAAERKGADPATRTPSRPCASDTPD is encoded by the coding sequence GTGCCCCAGATTCCCGAGAAGATCCACGAACTCACGGTCGGCCAGCTCGCCGCCCGCAGCGGCGCCGCCGTCTCCGCCCTGCACTTCTACGAGTCCAAGGGCCTCATCACCAGCCGCCGCACCGCGGGCAACCAGCGCCGCTACGGCCGTGACGCGCTGCGCCGGGTCGCCTTCGTCCGGGCCGCGCAGCGCGTCGGCATCCCGCTCGCCACGATCCGTGAGGCGCTCGCCGAGCTCCCCGAGGAACGCACCCCCACCCGGGAGGACTGGTCCCGGCTCTCCGAGAACTGGCGCTCCGAACTCGACGAGCGCATCAAGCAGTTGAACCGGCTCCGGGACCATCTCACCGACTGCATCGGCTGCGGCTGCCTGTCCCTGGAGGGCTGCGTCCTGTCCAACCCGGACGACGTCTTCGGCGAACGCCAGGCGGGATCCCGGCTGATGGTGGAGAGGAACGGCGCCGCTGAGCGGAAGGGGGCCGACCCGGCTACTCGTACTCCGTCCCGCCCTTGCGCGTCAGATACGCCGGACTGA
- a CDS encoding RNA ligase (ATP), which produces MSTLRVTAEVLTVHEHPNADALELAQVGLYRAVVAKGVYRTGDAAVYIPEQSVLPGDLVEELGLTGRLAGSSSDRVKAVRLRGELSQGIVCRPRALDGVDLAQAAADGTDFAERLGIVKWVPPIPPAMNGDVEAAPDLLSWVDIENIQRCPGIFTTGEPVVLTEKLHGSACLLTYLADDGRVQVSSKGFGAKSLALKEDPRNLYWRAVTAHGVAETAAQLAERLGARRVGIFGEVFGAGVQDLTYGADGRRETLGYAVFDVSVEVDGEVRWLDAEALLKGRLPLVPRLYEGPYDIERVLEIASGRETVSGRGLHLREGVVIRPVVERYSAVTGGRAIAKAVSPAYLTRKGGTEYE; this is translated from the coding sequence ATGTCGACGCTGCGCGTCACCGCCGAAGTCCTGACCGTCCACGAGCACCCGAACGCCGACGCGCTCGAACTGGCCCAGGTGGGCCTGTATCGCGCCGTCGTCGCCAAGGGCGTGTACCGGACCGGCGACGCGGCCGTGTACATCCCCGAGCAGTCCGTCCTGCCGGGCGACCTCGTCGAGGAGCTGGGGCTGACCGGGCGGCTGGCGGGGAGCAGTTCGGACCGGGTCAAGGCGGTGCGGCTGCGCGGCGAGCTCTCGCAGGGCATCGTGTGCCGGCCCCGCGCGCTCGACGGCGTCGACCTCGCACAGGCGGCGGCCGACGGCACCGACTTCGCGGAGCGGCTGGGCATCGTCAAATGGGTGCCGCCGATCCCGCCCGCCATGAACGGCGACGTCGAGGCCGCGCCCGATCTTCTGAGCTGGGTCGACATCGAGAACATCCAGCGCTGCCCCGGTATCTTCACGACGGGTGAGCCGGTCGTCCTCACCGAGAAGCTGCACGGCTCGGCCTGCCTGCTCACCTATCTCGCGGACGACGGGCGTGTCCAGGTCTCCTCGAAGGGATTCGGCGCCAAGTCCCTTGCCCTGAAGGAGGATCCGCGCAATCTGTACTGGCGCGCGGTGACCGCGCACGGCGTCGCCGAGACGGCGGCCCAGCTCGCCGAGCGGCTGGGGGCGCGCCGGGTCGGCATCTTCGGCGAGGTCTTCGGGGCGGGCGTGCAGGACCTGACGTACGGCGCGGACGGACGGCGCGAGACCCTGGGGTACGCCGTGTTCGACGTGTCCGTGGAGGTCGACGGGGAGGTTCGCTGGCTGGACGCGGAAGCACTGCTGAAGGGCCGACTGCCGCTCGTACCAAGGCTGTACGAGGGTCCGTACGACATCGAGCGGGTGCTGGAGATCGCGAGCGGGCGCGAGACGGTGTCCGGGCGCGGGCTGCATCTGCGGGAGGGCGTCGTGATCCGGCCGGTCGTCGAGCGGTACAGCGCGGTGACCGGCGGGCGGGCGATCGCCAAGGCGGTCAGTCCGGCGTATCTGACGCGCAAGGGCGGGACGGAGTACGAGTAG
- a CDS encoding 3-keto-5-aminohexanoate cleavage protein — MTQVCLNGSRGAADGAPVPMSPGAMADSAADAVLAGATDIHVHPKSPCGQDTLSPRAVAATLTEIRSRVTVPVGVTTGAWAEPDPAARSARVRGWTVLPDHASVNWHEPGAEELAALLIDLGVGVEAGIRSGTDGAARFAASPLAPRVLRVLAEVADTDPNTAEDTARALLSELGRSPHGRPVLLHGEDGGAWPVLRLAGRLGLATRIGMEDTLFLPNGERAVSNAELVRAGLAQYARPL; from the coding sequence ATGACGCAGGTGTGTCTCAACGGGTCCCGGGGCGCCGCGGACGGCGCGCCGGTACCGATGTCGCCGGGAGCGATGGCCGACTCCGCGGCCGATGCCGTCCTGGCCGGGGCCACGGACATCCATGTCCATCCCAAGTCCCCCTGCGGACAGGACACCCTGTCACCGCGCGCGGTCGCGGCGACGCTCACGGAGATCCGGTCGCGGGTCACCGTGCCGGTCGGCGTGACCACGGGCGCCTGGGCCGAGCCGGATCCGGCGGCACGGTCGGCGCGCGTCCGGGGCTGGACGGTGCTGCCCGACCACGCCTCCGTCAACTGGCACGAGCCGGGCGCGGAGGAACTGGCGGCCCTCCTCATCGACCTCGGGGTGGGCGTCGAGGCCGGCATCCGGTCCGGCACGGACGGGGCGGCACGGTTCGCGGCCTCACCCCTCGCCCCCCGAGTGCTGCGCGTTCTCGCCGAGGTGGCGGACACCGACCCGAACACGGCCGAGGACACCGCGCGCGCCCTCCTCTCCGAGCTCGGCAGGTCACCCCACGGCCGCCCGGTCCTGCTGCACGGCGAGGACGGCGGCGCCTGGCCGGTGCTGCGCCTCGCGGGCCGGCTGGGCCTGGCGACCCGCATCGGCATGGAGGACACCCTGTTCCTGCCGAACGGCGAACGGGCGGTGTCCAACGCCGAGTTGGTGAGGGCGGGTCTGGCGCAGTACGCGCGCCCCCTTTAG